In Nostoc sp. UHCC 0926, a single genomic region encodes these proteins:
- a CDS encoding cobalamin-binding protein has translation MTDSNVRIVSLIPGGTEILATLGLVNAIVGRSHECDYPPEIHNRPICTQARLNSNASSSQIHDDVNNLLQSALSIYEIKTDVLEQLQPTHILTQDQCDVCAVSLDEVEKAVATLIHSKPQIISLQPNILQDVWADIERVGNTFEVDSVKVLENLEARVKICQQKIQGLSLNEVPTVACIEWTDPLMIAANWIPELVNLAGGHSLFSVIGQASPILPWETLLASNPDIIVFMLCGFDLNRTRQEANLLTQRSDWEKLHATQAGRVYITDGNSYFNRPGPRLVDSLEILAEILHPEIFQYGYKGTGWEPL, from the coding sequence ATGACGGATAGTAATGTGAGAATAGTTTCCCTAATTCCCGGTGGAACAGAGATTTTAGCGACACTAGGGTTGGTTAATGCTATTGTGGGGCGATCGCACGAATGCGACTACCCTCCAGAAATCCACAATCGCCCCATTTGTACCCAAGCCCGCTTAAACTCCAATGCCTCCAGCAGCCAAATTCATGATGACGTGAACAATTTATTGCAATCTGCTCTCAGTATCTATGAAATTAAAACAGATGTTTTAGAGCAGTTGCAGCCTACCCACATTCTCACTCAAGACCAGTGTGATGTTTGTGCTGTTAGCTTAGACGAAGTTGAAAAGGCAGTGGCCACACTCATTCACAGTAAACCTCAGATTATTTCTTTACAACCTAATATTCTCCAAGATGTTTGGGCTGATATTGAGCGAGTCGGCAACACCTTTGAAGTAGATTCGGTTAAAGTTCTAGAAAACTTAGAAGCTCGCGTCAAAATTTGTCAGCAAAAAATCCAAGGACTTTCTTTAAATGAAGTGCCTACTGTAGCCTGCATCGAGTGGACTGATCCTTTGATGATCGCCGCCAATTGGATTCCTGAATTAGTTAACTTAGCAGGAGGACACTCTCTGTTTAGCGTTATAGGTCAGGCTTCTCCTATCTTACCGTGGGAAACACTATTAGCAAGTAACCCAGATATCATTGTTTTTATGCTTTGTGGCTTTGATTTAAATCGCACTCGTCAAGAAGCCAATTTGTTAACTCAACGTTCAGACTGGGAAAAACTGCACGCCACCCAAGCTGGTAGGGTCTACATCACCGATGGCAATTCTTACTTTAATCGTCCAGGGCCGCGACTGGTAGATTCTCTAGAAATTTTGGCTGAAATTTTGCATCCAGAAATTTTTCAATACGGCTACAAAGGAACCGGTTGGGAACCTTTGTAA
- a CDS encoding TMEM165/GDT1 family protein gives MDWHLLGLSFITVFLSELGDKSQLAAIALSGRSNSPRAVFFGAAGALLLTSLLGALAGGAVAELLPTRLLKAIAAVGFAVLAARLLLFNNEPSTDSEQTP, from the coding sequence ATGGATTGGCATCTTTTAGGACTGAGCTTTATTACAGTTTTTTTATCAGAATTGGGTGACAAAAGTCAGCTAGCGGCGATCGCACTTTCAGGGCGTTCTAATTCTCCGCGTGCAGTATTTTTTGGCGCAGCAGGCGCACTGCTGTTGACAAGCTTGTTGGGAGCACTAGCAGGGGGAGCAGTAGCAGAATTATTACCTACACGCTTGTTAAAAGCGATCGCTGCTGTGGGATTTGCCGTCCTCGCTGCACGCCTGCTGTTATTTAACAATGAACCATCGACGGATTCTGAACAAACACCATAA
- a CDS encoding TMEM165/GDT1 family protein: MKLDSAPLEISGISETEIELEVKDSTDFNLTPAIAQPVQAVVADSPQKQQSVVVVFGTTFVTIFLAEIGDKTQLSTLLMSAQSHSPWVVFIGSAAALITTSLLGVLLGSWIASRLSPKTIEKSAGVMLLVISLMLFWDIFQG, encoded by the coding sequence GTGAAACTTGACTCTGCTCCTTTGGAGATTTCTGGCATATCTGAGACTGAGATTGAGCTAGAAGTGAAAGACAGCACTGATTTTAACTTAACTCCAGCGATCGCCCAGCCAGTTCAGGCTGTAGTTGCGGATAGTCCTCAAAAGCAGCAATCAGTGGTGGTAGTTTTTGGTACAACTTTTGTAACTATTTTTCTAGCAGAAATTGGAGATAAGACTCAGCTATCCACGCTGTTAATGAGTGCACAATCTCATTCGCCGTGGGTTGTATTTATAGGATCTGCGGCTGCGTTGATAACTACCAGCTTATTAGGTGTGCTTTTAGGTAGTTGGATAGCCAGCCGACTCAGCCCGAAAACTATAGAAAAATCAGCAGGCGTGATGTTGTTGGTGATTTCCCTAATGCTGTTTTGGGATATATTCCAAGGTTAG
- a CDS encoding YkgJ family cysteine cluster protein, translating into MATWQCVKQCGACCNLDPAERPDLDEYLSPPELELYLSMVGEGGWCVNFDHTTRECRIYSDRPRFCRVESEVFQDMYGVEPEEVNDFAIDCCRQQIEGVYGDRSLEILRFNKAVGL; encoded by the coding sequence ATGGCAACTTGGCAATGTGTAAAGCAATGTGGAGCCTGCTGTAATCTTGATCCAGCAGAGCGTCCAGATTTGGATGAGTATCTCTCTCCACCAGAACTAGAACTTTATCTCAGCATGGTAGGCGAAGGGGGATGGTGCGTTAATTTCGACCATACCACGCGAGAATGCCGCATCTACTCAGATCGTCCTCGTTTCTGCCGTGTGGAATCAGAAGTGTTTCAAGATATGTATGGGGTTGAACCAGAAGAAGTTAACGATTTTGCCATTGACTGCTGTCGCCAGCAAATAGAGGGAGTATATGGCGATCGCAGCTTAGAAATACTACGCTTCAATAAAGCTGTTGGCTTGTGA
- a CDS encoding mechanosensitive ion channel family protein, whose protein sequence is MFLFNRFLHSIIRFVLVSVMTIAMVLGWSAIAHSQLPSLPTAASNDPHKPPSGVTRLGMYEIASVYSPLDRSLLFEIVSPTVFNRSQPPDGSLPVEVRAEEITQRLMRALDRTNKAKQTPLVSIAILNQDLILQLSDDQTTRPLRLVTVTEPDADYHGKTLEELAQEWQKILQAEVERINRLFSHKVLWQRIGQALQISIGLVLGSVVLWLLRRTLIRKQTALQVRHQEQKAAVKQGVVKRAEAETSTTIHTIETSEKKTDADTIAHQRSQFLEMIQRQFSLKRQLGIYSLLTWLVFWTFILMWYIGIVVIMYSVPYLMRWSKDALARPLALLIIWFFISLVIRIGKTLIDRLTDVWTTHSSLPLSETQRIALRAATVSGALKGLITFVFITLGILHSLKAFNMPTSSILAGGAVIGIAISLGSQSLIKDLVNGCLILMEDQFAVGDVIEIGDKSGLVENLNLRVTQLRNNEGKLITIPNSNIMNVSNLTRLWSRVDFSIVVAYENDPKQVLEILKQVCKQLYSEVEWRDRLPESPQVLGIDDLSHMGMLVRVWIKTAPMEQWNVGREFRLRVRQAFEANNIQIDANRGLSAGNE, encoded by the coding sequence ATGTTCCTGTTTAATCGCTTCCTCCATTCAATAATTCGGTTTGTGCTAGTCAGTGTGATGACGATCGCAATGGTGCTTGGTTGGAGTGCGATCGCTCACAGTCAACTACCTTCCTTACCTACCGCAGCCTCCAACGATCCGCACAAACCACCTAGTGGTGTTACCCGCCTCGGTATGTATGAAATTGCGTCTGTGTATTCACCCTTAGACAGAAGCTTATTGTTTGAGATTGTCTCTCCCACTGTTTTTAATCGTAGCCAACCGCCAGATGGATCTCTTCCAGTAGAGGTACGTGCCGAAGAAATAACGCAACGGCTCATGCGAGCGCTCGACCGAACTAACAAAGCTAAACAAACTCCTCTGGTTTCTATTGCCATTCTGAATCAGGATTTAATCCTCCAGCTAAGTGACGATCAAACAACTCGTCCTTTAAGGCTGGTGACTGTAACAGAGCCAGATGCTGACTACCACGGAAAAACTCTGGAGGAATTGGCGCAGGAGTGGCAAAAAATATTACAAGCAGAAGTGGAACGCATTAATAGACTCTTCTCGCATAAGGTATTGTGGCAACGGATTGGGCAGGCACTGCAAATCAGCATCGGCTTAGTGTTGGGGAGTGTTGTGTTGTGGTTACTGCGGCGAACTTTAATTCGCAAACAGACGGCATTGCAAGTTCGCCATCAAGAGCAGAAAGCTGCGGTAAAACAGGGTGTGGTCAAGCGAGCTGAGGCAGAAACATCCACAACTATTCACACAATAGAGACCAGCGAAAAGAAAACAGATGCAGACACGATCGCCCATCAGCGATCGCAGTTTCTAGAAATGATCCAGCGACAGTTCAGCCTCAAGCGCCAACTGGGGATCTATTCTCTACTCACATGGCTAGTGTTTTGGACATTTATTCTGATGTGGTACATCGGGATTGTGGTCATCATGTATAGCGTCCCCTACCTCATGAGATGGTCGAAGGACGCTTTAGCCAGGCCCCTGGCGCTACTGATTATTTGGTTTTTCATCAGTCTTGTTATTCGGATCGGCAAAACCTTAATTGACCGCCTCACTGATGTCTGGACAACCCATTCCTCTCTCCCTTTGAGTGAAACTCAACGGATTGCGCTACGAGCTGCAACAGTTTCCGGGGCACTAAAAGGATTAATCACCTTTGTTTTCATTACCTTGGGTATCTTGCATTCTCTAAAAGCATTTAATATGCCCACCAGTTCAATTTTGGCGGGGGGTGCTGTCATTGGTATCGCCATTTCTCTTGGTTCCCAAAGTCTGATTAAAGATTTGGTCAATGGCTGCTTGATTTTAATGGAGGATCAATTTGCTGTGGGAGATGTAATTGAGATTGGGGATAAAAGCGGACTGGTGGAAAATCTCAACCTGCGGGTGACTCAACTACGTAATAACGAAGGTAAACTAATTACCATTCCCAATAGCAATATCATGAATGTCAGCAATCTAACCCGTCTCTGGTCGCGGGTAGACTTTTCTATTGTAGTGGCGTATGAAAACGACCCCAAGCAGGTTTTAGAGATTCTCAAGCAAGTATGCAAACAATTGTATAGCGAAGTAGAATGGCGCGATCGCCTGCCAGAATCGCCCCAAGTGTTGGGGATTGATGACCTATCACACATGGGTATGTTAGTGCGCGTTTGGATTAAAACCGCACCTATGGAACAATGGAACGTTGGGCGAGAGTTCCGTCTACGGGTACGGCAAGCCTTTGAAGCCAACAATATTCAAATTGACGCAAATCGAGGATTATCAGCCGGAAACGAATAA
- a CDS encoding PrsW family intramembrane metalloprotease has translation MTNLIDPVVKDYLLHNSRWRSPVGKAILLVIVLVVSVLAYLGIYAGKNPFVIWLWVPYSIAGSIVGYFLLSFLDRERRVRFFHFLTIASVFFITAPAAAFFNSRSPFPRVTVGFVEEGLKILPVLLLAIYIPNLIRTRKDGIVYGALAGMGFNIIEMGLYIANLIHDSPVLDTLVQQSTRFGLWGLSAHIIWSGFVGMGIGFAAESTQRGWSKWKRFVLFYLIVAIMHSAFDLGLMAFGIIVIASIVSFLKGIPIDSHSLGKDFGPLWDGMRYGSYIYNIVLIIILIVQIKRSFRLENRLQAAELSTEESTVVPEEELKKIRSERLFFKRKYKNFPKAIGSKIVLYQNLLAMQKHTATQLGLRIDKVEAVVVLRKAIQSLRTNHLQGRVESVVD, from the coding sequence GTGACCAATCTAATCGATCCGGTTGTCAAAGATTACCTGCTTCACAATTCTCGCTGGCGATCGCCTGTAGGTAAGGCAATCTTGTTGGTGATTGTGCTAGTAGTATCGGTGCTGGCGTATTTAGGTATTTACGCGGGCAAGAACCCATTTGTCATTTGGCTTTGGGTTCCCTACTCTATCGCTGGCTCGATTGTGGGCTATTTCCTGCTTTCCTTTCTAGACCGCGAACGGCGAGTCCGCTTCTTTCATTTCCTCACGATAGCTAGTGTTTTCTTCATCACTGCCCCTGCTGCCGCGTTTTTCAATTCCCGCTCTCCTTTCCCAAGGGTAACTGTTGGATTCGTCGAGGAGGGGCTGAAGATTCTGCCAGTTCTTTTGTTGGCAATTTATATCCCGAACCTGATCCGGACTAGAAAAGACGGAATCGTCTATGGAGCACTGGCAGGCATGGGCTTTAACATCATTGAGATGGGTCTCTATATCGCTAATCTGATCCATGACTCACCTGTGCTAGATACGCTGGTTCAGCAATCGACGCGCTTCGGACTGTGGGGATTAAGTGCTCACATTATCTGGTCGGGTTTTGTAGGCATGGGTATTGGATTCGCGGCAGAGTCAACACAGCGTGGATGGAGTAAGTGGAAGCGATTCGTCCTATTTTATTTGATCGTTGCTATCATGCACAGCGCGTTTGATTTAGGTCTTATGGCGTTTGGAATAATCGTCATAGCTAGTATTGTGAGTTTCTTGAAAGGTATTCCTATTGACTCTCACAGCCTGGGCAAGGACTTTGGACCGCTGTGGGACGGAATGCGATATGGGTCATACATCTACAACATTGTGTTAATCATTATCCTGATCGTGCAAATCAAGCGGTCATTTCGCTTGGAAAACAGGCTGCAAGCGGCTGAACTGTCAACTGAAGAATCGACTGTGGTTCCAGAAGAGGAGCTGAAGAAGATAAGGAGCGAACGACTGTTCTTTAAGCGCAAGTATAAGAACTTTCCGAAGGCGATCGGGTCAAAGATTGTGCTCTACCAAAATCTGTTGGCAATGCAAAAACATACAGCGACACAGCTTGGTCTTCGCATTGATAAAGTAGAGGCTGTTGTCGTGCTACGGAAAGCAATTCAATCGCTCAGGACAAATCATCTGCAAGGGCGGGTCGAGAGTGTTGTTGATTGA
- the psb30 gene encoding photosystem II reaction center protein Ycf12/Psb30, with product MFDAVSDLFNAFTSINWEVIFQLLSVALIVIAGPAVIFVLAFRNGNL from the coding sequence ATGTTTGACGCTGTGTCTGACTTGTTTAACGCTTTTACCAGTATCAATTGGGAAGTTATTTTCCAATTGCTGTCCGTGGCACTAATTGTGATTGCTGGGCCAGCAGTAATCTTTGTGCTGGCATTTCGCAACGGCAACCTATAA
- a CDS encoding single-stranded-DNA-specific exonuclease RecJ, protein MLDRAVSELSKPNRRLPDQRWQIYPQKPEFVQNLAVLTNISPIISQLLINRGMETPEQVQAFLEPESLVLPSPLEEFPDLAISLELLENAIASQTKIAICGDYDADGMTSTALLLRSLRTLGAQVDYAIPSRMHEGYGINKRIVEEFHSEGVGLILTVDNGISAFEPVARARELGLAVIITDHHDIPQKLPPANAILNPKLIAESSPYRGVAGVGVAYILAVSLAQQLGETKGLIQPMLALFTLGTIADLAPLTGVNRRWVKRGLQHLPKSNLAGVRALIQVGGVQARGDERAGGVGEQGSRGENPKSKIQNPKSLKPEDIGFRLGPRINAIGRIGNPQTVIELLTTDDMGVALERAMQCEQINASRQLMCEQIEQEAIAYVEAEFVASLQQDRVLVVVQPNWHHGVIGIVASRLVERYGVPVFIGTYEDEQHIRGSARSIPEFHVFEALEYCHDLLGKFGGHKAAGGFSLPAENLQVLRSRLIEFANQCLEPQHLKPLLKIDAEVNLNHLNQQLYQQLNALHPCGMDNPDPVFWTPNVQVVEQKIVGKGHIKLTIAQTIDNQEYKIKAIAWRWGDYFRLPSRVDVAYKLRENYFNGNTTIELELIGVRLPIQLQQFFASPPIQSSTTFEYNQRHYTCGFYKNGIEAELRIKNSEGKVLAMQPGHTIGLLGTNRQNAKEVDISQPQYDSIIQVALQALSVLSAEL, encoded by the coding sequence GTGCTAGACCGAGCTGTATCTGAACTATCAAAACCTAACAGGCGCTTACCTGATCAGCGCTGGCAAATTTATCCACAAAAACCAGAATTTGTCCAAAATCTGGCGGTTTTGACAAATATTTCCCCTATTATCAGTCAACTGCTGATTAATCGGGGTATGGAAACACCAGAACAGGTACAAGCATTTTTAGAGCCAGAGTCTTTAGTCTTACCTTCGCCATTGGAGGAATTCCCGGATTTGGCGATTAGTTTGGAGTTGTTGGAAAATGCGATCGCTTCTCAAACAAAAATTGCTATCTGTGGTGACTACGATGCTGATGGGATGACCAGCACTGCTCTACTTTTGCGTAGTCTCCGCACTTTAGGCGCACAAGTAGATTATGCTATCCCCAGCCGGATGCACGAAGGTTACGGTATTAATAAACGCATAGTTGAAGAATTCCACAGCGAAGGTGTGGGGCTAATTCTGACTGTAGATAATGGCATATCTGCGTTTGAACCAGTTGCTAGAGCTAGAGAACTTGGTCTTGCAGTGATTATCACCGATCACCACGATATCCCCCAAAAATTACCGCCAGCTAACGCTATCCTCAACCCCAAACTAATAGCCGAATCCTCACCTTATCGGGGTGTTGCTGGTGTTGGTGTTGCCTACATTTTGGCAGTGTCTCTAGCACAACAACTAGGGGAGACTAAAGGCTTGATCCAGCCGATGCTAGCACTATTTACACTGGGAACGATCGCAGATTTAGCTCCCTTAACTGGTGTAAATCGCCGCTGGGTAAAACGTGGTTTACAGCATTTACCCAAATCCAACTTGGCTGGGGTGAGGGCGTTAATTCAGGTAGGCGGCGTGCAGGCGAGGGGAGATGAGAGAGCAGGGGGAGTAGGGGAGCAGGGGAGCAGGGGAGAAAATCCAAAATCCAAAATCCAAAATCCAAAATCGCTCAAGCCTGAAGATATCGGGTTTCGCCTGGGGCCACGAATTAATGCTATTGGTCGGATTGGTAATCCCCAGACTGTCATTGAATTGCTAACTACGGATGATATGGGGGTGGCGCTAGAAAGAGCAATGCAGTGCGAACAAATCAACGCCTCTCGCCAGCTAATGTGTGAGCAAATTGAACAAGAAGCGATCGCTTATGTAGAAGCAGAATTTGTTGCGTCTCTACAACAAGACCGTGTATTAGTTGTTGTTCAACCCAATTGGCATCACGGCGTTATTGGTATCGTCGCCTCCCGCTTGGTGGAACGCTATGGCGTTCCCGTGTTTATCGGTACTTATGAGGATGAGCAACATATACGCGGTTCAGCACGCTCAATTCCAGAGTTTCATGTATTTGAAGCTTTGGAATATTGTCACGATTTACTAGGCAAATTTGGCGGACACAAAGCAGCCGGGGGATTCTCTCTACCAGCAGAGAATTTACAGGTGTTGCGATCGCGTTTGATTGAATTTGCTAACCAGTGTCTTGAACCCCAACATCTCAAGCCTCTGCTCAAAATTGATGCTGAAGTCAATCTCAATCATCTCAATCAGCAGCTTTACCAACAGCTTAATGCTCTACACCCCTGCGGTATGGACAACCCCGATCCAGTTTTCTGGACACCTAATGTCCAAGTGGTTGAGCAAAAAATTGTTGGTAAGGGTCACATCAAACTGACAATTGCCCAAACTATTGATAATCAGGAGTACAAAATTAAAGCGATCGCTTGGCGTTGGGGCGACTACTTCCGCTTACCATCGCGAGTGGATGTCGCTTACAAACTGCGAGAAAATTACTTTAACGGTAACACCACCATCGAGCTAGAGTTAATAGGAGTCAGACTGCCAATTCAGCTTCAACAATTTTTTGCTTCGCCACCTATCCAGTCAAGTACAACTTTTGAATACAACCAGCGACATTATACTTGTGGTTTCTATAAAAACGGTATTGAAGCAGAATTAAGAATTAAAAATTCTGAAGGCAAAGTTTTAGCCATGCAGCCAGGACATACAATCGGTTTGCTGGGCACTAATCGTCAAAACGCCAAAGAAGTTGATATTTCTCAACCACAGTATGACAGTATTATTCAAGTTGCCCTTCAGGCGTTATCAGTGCTGAGTGCTGAGTTATGA